The following proteins are co-located in the Castanea sativa cultivar Marrone di Chiusa Pesio chromosome 8, ASM4071231v1 genome:
- the LOC142606095 gene encoding uncharacterized protein LOC142606095, which translates to MWLSHPTFQSIFREAWSGPTGLSSAVAIFVDKVKIWNKNIFGNLFHRKKRLLARLRGIQVALSTHPNNFLVELERQLRSEFHDISKIEEEFWAMKSRITWLVEGDKNTSFYHTLALVRRRRNRISCLKDRVGNWIQGDREIAEFIRNGYAELFSSSHTYSILSTWNPPCWHNYLNEEEIAKLSHPVSDEDIKTDL; encoded by the coding sequence ATGTGGCTATCTCATCCTACATTCCAAAGTATTTTTAGAGAAGCTTGGTCTGGCCCGACTGGTCTGTCTAGTGCAGTTGCCATATTTGTGGATAAGGTGAAAATCtggaataaaaatatttttgggaatCTCTTCCATCGGAAGAAGAGATTGCTTGCAAGGCTCCGAGGAATTCAAGTAGCCCTCTCCACTCATCCTAATAACTTTCTGGTGGAATTAGAGAGGCAGCTAAGATCTGAATTTCATGACATTTCCAAAATTGAAGAAGAGTTTTGGGCTATGAAATCTCGAATTACATGGCTGGtagaaggggataaaaatactAGTTTTTATCATACATTGGCTTTGGTTCGTCGAAGGAGAAATCGCATCTCCTGTTTGAAGGACCGGGTAGGTAATTGGATTCAAGGAGATAGAGAAATTGCTGAGTTCATTAGGAATGGGTATGCCGAGTTGTTTTCGTCTAGCCATACCTATTCCATTCTATCAACTTGGAATCCTCCTTGCTGGCACAATTATTTAAATGAGGAGGAGATAGCAAAGCTGAGTCATCCAGTCTCTGATGAGGATATTAAAACCGATCTCTGA